In Cryptococcus neoformans var. neoformans B-3501A chromosome 11, whole genome shotgun sequence, the genomic window GATAATGACATGATTCATTATAATGGGCTTATAAAGACGAGGAATAACTAGAGACTGAAAACTGTATCAGACTGCGATCAATCAGTAAAGCTATTACACCACCGGTGTACCGCACCATGTCGGATCTGCGGCTGATATGGACTTTTGTGTGGTTGCTCTGTGTTTCGAAATTAATAGTCAGCTGTTCATTGAAGACTCATATTCTCTTACAATACATAATCGACGGTCGGGTTGATGTGCGGGAAGAGTTAATCCTTCAACGGCAGCTTCTTGCtacggagaaggaagagcagtTGAGCAAAACTTATATGGAACATTCCGACCTGCATGCAAGGATAAAAAATGCAACATCTTAGATGCCCACTCAGCCCATAAAGCTACTGCCATTGAATACCATGCATAATTTCTGGTGTATCATTTTCAGGCTGACATGGAAATCAAAAAAACATGCtctggaaagagaagaaatgcctccacctcgccGGGGGATGTCGCCTCCTCGTTCCACTTTACTGGAATGAATGCTTCACCAACACCACGTCTCTACTCATCCCTAGCACTCTACCAACATGTCAGTCCCCCGCCTGCTCGTAGTTGGAGGGAATGGTTTCCTCGGTGCGTATCGCGTATAAACACTTTGGGCAATGTCGTGCAAAACTGACGTAGCTACTTGCAGGCTCTGCCATCTGTAAAGCTGCCGTCGGCAAAGGCTGGGAAGTCAGCTCCATGAGGTATGGTATTTTCACGCATGTCGCATGGCATTTTGATCTTCTTGGCACTTGTGACTGACTTGGCCTCGGTAGCTCGTCCGGTAAACCATTCACCACTCCTGCAGGGCACACACCCGCCTGGGTTCCTAAAGTATCATGGCACTCTGCCTCTGctttctccccttcctcttaTTCCTCTCTCgtatcctcatccacagcTGTCGTCCACACCCTTGGTATATTATTGGAAGATCATGGGTATAAAAAGGCAGTGAGAGAGGGGGATTTGATAAGTCTTGCTGGGGGGTTTCTGAAGGgtttgggaggaggagacggGAATCCGTTAAAGACGgctgaggaaaagagacgAGGGTACGACGGGATGAATAGGGATTCAGGTATGTCTGTCTTGTATTGGCATAGAACGATGCTGATCGCAGAATAGCGCTCGAGGTGCTGAACACTATGCTCAGCACTGCTCCTCATCCCTCAGCCCCCAACGAGGCGgtaaaggagaagacgttTGTCTACATCTCCGCTGCCGATGCTTTTAGACCTTTGGTGCCAAAAAAGTACATTGAATCGAAAAGAGAAGCAGAGCTAGAAATCGCAAAGAGGTGTTCTGACACTAGCGGTGTCAGACCGATATTTATCAGGCCTGGTAAGTCATTTAGAATTAACAAGTCAGACGTGTAAGACACTGATAGGTATGTAGGGTTAATGTACCATCCGCATACGCGCCCATTGTCCACTCTTCCAGCATTCCTCATTGACCTTTCTTCCAAACTGAATGCTGCGCTTCCCGCACCTCTTCAAAATATACCTagtctcttctcccctcaaTCGGCCATTCGAGGTGCCCTCGAAGGAGCGAGGACATTCCCTCTCCATGTAGACCATGTCGCGAGTGCTGTACTCAAGTGTGTGGAAGACggcgagagaagaggagttgtcgaggttgatgagatgaggaggtgggCAGGGTTCAAGTACAGCAATGATGCTGCCTTGGAATATTAAAATTAAAAGGTGAGCGTTGACCAATCACTTGTTCAAGTTCACGGACTGACAACCATCCAGCTATGCATACAACTAATGTCAAAAGTCTACATCTCGTTCACAGCTCGCAACACCGGGTTATTGTCactctctcatcctttACAAACATGTTCTTCGCTTTGCGCTTCTGACCCTCTGCCTGTCGTAGGCGACTTCCAaccttttttctctcttttctaAACTTTCTCCATAAACTCCCTCCTTGTTTAAACAACACCTTGTACATTCTCgcttccaccacctttcTCGCCTTTTTATACATCGCCCACAATTTGGACTGGTAAGTCATCCACTCGGGATCGGACATGCTCACAATCCTGTCCAGCAGTAATCGCTCGAGACTTGCCCTTTCGCTCTCCAGTTCGATGATCTTCTGAGCGTATGTAGGTGGTTTACAATGAATGGTATTAGGCGGGCGGAAATGTTTGAAGTAAGGAGGTGTTTCTAGAAGGTGAGGTATGTTGTGAAAGAAGGGATTGGATAGGATCGTGCGGAATGATGAGAGAGCTATGTGGCCGCTAAAGCGTGTGATCAGCGGACATTCCATAAGTAGGCGCAGGTCAGTAAACTTACAATCCAATACTGTCCCCTGGTCAGCGCCGTATTTTTTGATTAAAAATACCTGTGTATATGCTAATAAACTCACTTGGCATGCCGATCGCCTTTACCTCCATGAGCCACATAATTGTCACTGACGTGCACGCCCACCACCCTTGCTTTCCCTGCTGTCTCCAACAATTCccacatctccttccttccgcTCTCAGAGTTCAAGTCAAATTCGCTCACGTGAAGATGTGATAGATCCAGGCAAAGCTTGAGTTGTGAAGGCGGGAAATGAGTAAGTATTGTACAGAGCGAAGAGAGGGTGGTGAGAGAGTGCGGTGATGGGTGTACAGTGTTTTCGAGAGCGAGGGTGATGCCTTGGACAGCGCGAGTGATCTCGCGGAGATCAGAGACTAGTCGGGTTAATTGCACGTGCTTGTAAGAGGGATCATCTTTACCCGCTGAGCCCAAGCTAAAAAAGGTGAATAATAAGCTAGAGATTCGGTAGAACAAACGGACATACTGAATGACGAGAGTAGACATTCCAAGAGCCTTTACTTGCCGCATCTCTTCCATGACGCTCCTTTTTGATCTCTCACGAATTTCGCTGAGCAGATAGATTGAGCTATGTTCACCCTTTTTTCGAGTGGTTTACTTACTGATCTTCGCTTAGCAAGTTAACCGTATAGACTCCGTGAACCATACTAGTTTTTCTCCAGTCCTTGTCCATGACCGAATCCATGGTTGCTGTAAAAATATCCTGGTCATTTTTgacatcctctttcaccctGATTTGCTCATGCACCCGCCTTTTTGGATGATTTATGAACATGCTCACACCTTTCACCTTTGGATAAGGGTAGTAAGGTAACGATATCCTTTTCAAGGAAGGTGTGAGCCCTCCAGAGGTGGACAAATGGGTCAGCCATAAGATATTCTGTCCAGTGGAGGTAAAAACGGGCTGGGGTGGAAGCTCTTCGACTGTTGCGGGATGGAATCTAACCGGAGTGGGTGTATCAAACGACCAGTCGTATGGTACTGCTAGCACTGGACGTTGGCGAGGTGCGGGAACGACAGGCTTTCTGAggcaaggagaggagacAAGAAAAGGATTATCATCTTGAACAGGCGCTTGTTTGACTATGCTTTTCCGGTCGAGAGAAGGAATGTAAGGTTTTCGGTCTGTGTTCGAAAGGGGGCTTTGGATAACAtaggatgaaggagaaggaagggtcGCGTCAAGCGGAAGTGGGGAGCTCGGCGATACGAGACAAAAAGATGTCTTTGGAGTCGATGGAAGCTGGATGGGCTTGGGAAGGCTCTCTGGTGTGGGAGGCACCACTGTTGAAGGTGTAGATTGCGCCTTTGGATCTCGAATATCATCCCACAAGTCTAACCAGTCGAAACAAGTATGGTCTCTCGAAAGACCAGTACTCGGGGTTTGGGCAGGAGTAGGAAGGTGAGATGTCTGGACTCGGTCGTCGAGATCATTTAGAAGAGCAGTCCAGTCAAAGCCAACGTCAGACAGCTGGTCGTCGTCTGCCGCATCTGAGCACATGATGGATGCCGACCGCTCTACCAGAGAGCGAATAACGACGGTCGACGAGTCGAGCTGTTGTTAAGGACGTTGTTGTTAAGATGAGGTGAGTATATGACAAGTCAACTTGAGGGAAATAGAGGATCTCGGCGGGACTTCTTGCCCCACTGGCCAGTTACCGCGGTCAGCATGAGTTTGAGGAATGAGATATATTAGTACGCGAGATCATTTCAGCTCGCCTACCGCAAATTTCCCATGGTTTCCATAACTTCAGTCGGTGGTTAGGCATGCTACATTATATTATCTCTGCAATTTACGTCCTATTACCCATCCTATAGGGTCAATGTCAGTGAGGTTAGCTTGAAATCGGCCCTTGCATTAGTATTTTGCGAAGATACAGAGGGTTATGGTATTTTttggtggaaagaggaaatgggCGGAATGACAGCTTTCCCCTTTTGCGAGAGCAGCAGTGCCGCGAATGATGACGTCGAGGAGGCGGCGCTGTCCGCCCGgttatcttcttcttcccacgAGTAATAAGTAAATAAGAAGTGTACTCGTAGTGCCGAAAGCGAGAAATGAAGCATTATTGAGTTCCTATGACGGCCAGTTGCTATCATAAGACTCTCAACTAGGGaactctcttctttttttctctatCCCTATACCCATCCCAGAAATGCATCTCGTTACAGTAGCAACGTGAGTACTCTTTACAAGCTCTTCAAAATGATGCAAAATGAGCTGACCTGGGTTTTAGCTGGTATGTCTGCTGCCATCTCCCCAACTAATCTATCACTCATTGCGTAATTTATTAGTCAACTCCGACAATGGTCCCTGGACTTCGAGGTATCTATATGCGTATTAAGGCCATCGATATGGCGCTGATGAAAAGATAGGGCAATTGCGAACGTATCCTTCGTTCCATTGCCATCGCCAAGTCTCGTGGAGCAACACTTCGAGTGGGACCAGAGCTGGAAGTTCCCGGATACGGATGTTTGGATCATTTCCTTGAAGGCGAGTATAATAAATCCATCAGGTCCAGTTGGATCTATTGCTGAGCCAAACTGTAGGTGATACCATGCTCCACTCTTGGGAAGTCCTTGCGAAAATCTTGCAGAGTGAAGAGGCAAAGGGCATTGTTTGTGATATCGGAATGTAAGTTTGACCGCTGTATCTCTATGGAAATCAATTTGACATGGATCCAAGGCCTCTCGAACACAAGAACAACAATTATAACTGCCGAGTCATCATCTTTAATGGCAAGATTCTTTTGATCAGGCCGAAGATGTGGATGGCCAACGACGGGAACTATGTAAGCGGCATTCATGTCGAAAAGAGAGCTGTGCGCTCATCACATTATAGCGAGAGCTAAGGCACTTCACACCTTGGCACAAGCATAGGCAGGTCGAAAAGCATTCCTTGCCTCATATGATCAGGATTGTCACCGGACAGGTGAGTTGCTCACATATATTTAGCGGTGATAAGTTGCGGGCTGATTTGTTTAGACCTATGTACCTTTTGGAGATGCGGTAATTGCCACAGAAGATACAGTAATCGGTGTCGAACTCTGTGAGGAGCTCTTCACCCCTGCCTCGTATGTATTTGTT contains:
- a CDS encoding hypothetical protein (Match to EST gb|CF189978.1|CF189978), with translation MSVPRLLVVGGNGFLGSAICKAAVGKGWEVSSMSSSGKPFTTPAGHTPAWVPKVSWHSASAFSPSSYSSLVSSSTAVVHTLGILLEDHGYKKAVREGDLISLAGGFLKGLGGGDGNPLKTAEEKRRGYDGMNRDSALEVLNTMLSTAPHPSAPNEAVKEKTFVYISAADAFRPLVPKKYIESKREAELEIAKRCSDTSGVRPIFIRPGLMYHPHTRPLSTLPAFLIDLSSKLNAALPAPLQNIPSLFSPQSAIRGALEGARTFPLHVDHVASAVLKCVEDGERRGVVEVDEMRRWAGFKYSNDAALEY